In Deinococcus sp. KNUC1210, a single genomic region encodes these proteins:
- a CDS encoding VOC family protein, which produces MHTRLMFTSAQVRDLDVSQEFFTQVIGFEAAEQSPPGAVVFRNDHGSVFAIRLPLPGTDLTKDLGLGMGLWFSVADVDALHARIVSAGGQVVSPPQAGPFGRMVVVSAPDGYQLTFYQEGETL; this is translated from the coding sequence ATGCACACCCGTTTGATGTTCACATCGGCACAGGTCCGGGATCTGGACGTTTCGCAGGAGTTTTTTACGCAGGTCATCGGGTTTGAGGCAGCCGAGCAGTCCCCGCCGGGAGCGGTGGTGTTCCGAAATGACCACGGCTCGGTCTTTGCCATCCGGCTGCCCCTGCCCGGTACCGACCTCACCAAAGACCTGGGGCTGGGAATGGGACTCTGGTTCAGCGTGGCCGATGTTGACGCGCTGCACGCCCGAATTGTCTCGGCAGGCGGACAGGTCGTCTCGCCTCCACAGGCTGGCCCCTTTGGGCGCATGGTGGTGGTGAGCGCCCCGGACGGCTATCAGCTCACCTTCTATCAGGAAGGAGAAACGCTGTGA